In the Streptomyces sp. SJL17-4 genome, ACGGAGAGCCGACGGCGTCCCTCGCCCGCGCACTCGCGGTGGCCGGGGGTCAGCGGGCATGGCCCCACCAGCGACATCCGGCCGCCGACGACATGCACGAGGAGCGGCAGCGCGGCCAGCGGACTCTTCGTACGGAAGGTCAGCATCGTGAAGGGTTCTCCCTCCAAGCCTGCCACCGTGCGGCGGCGCAGCACCGCGCCGCTGCCGCTGAGGGCGATGGACAGGGCGGTGCCCGCGATCAGGGGCGACAGCGCGAGGAGCAGAAGGAGTCCGGCCGCCATGTCGACCGCGCGCTTCGCCGTCATGTGCTCATACCCTTCGGCGGTAATCCTGGGATCCTGGGATATGTCCGGACCCTTTCATGCGAAACCGGTCAAACGGGGGAAC is a window encoding:
- a CDS encoding sugar transferase gives rise to the protein MTAKRAVDMAAGLLLLLALSPLIAGTALSIALSGSGAVLRRRTVAGLEGEPFTMLTFRTKSPLAALPLLVHVVGGRMSLVGPCPLTPGHRECAGEGRRRLSVRPGLTGPWQISGRSDLPWEERELLDLHYVDHHWLGMDLTILARTLPAVRRRRAARFA